The following are encoded in a window of Gramella sp. MT6 genomic DNA:
- the frr gene encoding ribosome recycling factor encodes MMDEVEFILEEAKEGMEKAISHLKKQLSNIRAGKASPSMLGSVMVEYYGSQTPLQQVANVNTPDARTLSIQPFEKSMIQEIEKGIMMANLGFNPMNNGESVIINVPPLTEERRKQLSKQAKAEAEDAKVGVRNDRKQANQELKKLDISEDLLKTSEDEVQELTNSYIERIDKILAVKEKEIMTV; translated from the coding sequence ATAATGGATGAAGTTGAATTTATTCTAGAAGAAGCAAAAGAAGGAATGGAAAAAGCCATTTCGCATCTTAAAAAACAACTTTCAAATATACGTGCCGGGAAAGCGAGCCCAAGCATGCTTGGTAGTGTAATGGTTGAATATTACGGATCTCAGACTCCGCTTCAACAAGTTGCCAATGTAAATACTCCAGATGCCAGAACCCTATCTATTCAGCCTTTTGAAAAGAGTATGATCCAGGAGATCGAAAAGGGGATCATGATGGCAAATCTTGGTTTCAATCCAATGAACAACGGAGAAAGCGTGATCATTAATGTACCACCTCTTACTGAAGAAAGAAGGAAACAACTTTCTAAGCAGGCTAAAGCCGAAGCTGAAGATGCCAAAGTTGGTGTTAGAAATGACAGAAAACAGGCAAATCAGGAACTTAAAAAACTTGATATCTCTGAGGATCTTTTGAAAACTTCTGAAGATGAGGTTCAGGAACTAACTAACAGTTATATTGAAAGGATAGACAAAATTCTTGCAGTAAAAGAAAAAGAGATCATGACCGTTTAA
- a CDS encoding DUF5686 family protein — protein MRSSLLIFLFLFCSGLYGQSIPGRVVNRQTKEPLAYAKIEFDNDTQVLTNIDGSFEIKLEKDIDSVRFSYVGFKTINVEVSKDTRYLQVGMTPTYEQLETVTISNGKDPADLIIEKAIRNRDKNDPEKALSGFKYKSYSKFIIDNELGNIEMTADSTSAAMQTIINEGRGYLSERVSEHLYNQKSGSKEKVIGLQTAGFEEPVYNVLAMEVNPFSLYKKDYNLYKTEYAGPLADNAFKNYEYSVLDTTSTARPAYVVYFKPKREKVVAGLEGILYLDTISFAIQKAKAQLLGAIRLEVDHNYEYYAEKEIWFPSGQSTKIRPGSGGKEIAVFGGTIQVGAVQQKKGLLSTIFGSEEISRDLYLTSVTRNFDINLEYNGRIENPGAEIDVNEEATSRPEEFWTENRKLEYSFRDEATQKKVDSLIKAGNIERKIEVKKAMASGSYPLGFWNVELSKIFKFSNYEGIRLGFGGSTNDRFSEKYNLNGYTTYGFKDEVLKYSAGTQIYLNKKTGTNLNFSITKDIQETASFKYLKGENTFAILVPRFVNINFYYTYNRYAAGLEHRITPKLDTQFQIAREEITQTRAYSFLHEGKIYEEYNLAKATLSFIWRPFSKFLNTPESNIILEKEFPQFTGQIEQSFSSFGGDFNFTRIGFKAEHEIKRLDRSRTEFILEGNYGFADLPLTHAFHANPNNPDRDNLFRRFSIAGRNSFETMYYNEFFSERQATIHIRHQLRPFIISKSFQPELVFITRYAIGDFDNQDKHQDITFNTLNHGYAESGLELNKILAGFGLGAAYRYGAYHLEGFKKNFAFKFTLQLQL, from the coding sequence ATGCGATCTTCCCTACTTATATTTTTATTCCTTTTTTGTTCGGGCCTATATGGGCAAAGCATTCCAGGTAGGGTAGTAAATAGGCAAACCAAGGAACCTCTTGCTTATGCAAAAATCGAATTTGATAATGACACCCAGGTACTGACCAATATCGATGGTAGTTTTGAGATAAAACTAGAAAAAGATATAGATAGTGTAAGGTTTTCATATGTAGGCTTTAAAACCATAAATGTCGAAGTTAGTAAAGATACCAGGTATTTGCAGGTAGGAATGACCCCTACCTACGAGCAATTGGAAACCGTAACTATTTCAAACGGTAAAGATCCTGCAGATCTAATCATAGAAAAAGCAATCAGAAACCGGGATAAGAACGACCCAGAGAAAGCATTATCGGGATTTAAATATAAATCCTACTCCAAGTTTATCATTGATAATGAACTTGGAAATATAGAAATGACCGCTGACTCAACCTCGGCAGCGATGCAGACTATAATTAATGAAGGCAGAGGTTATCTTTCTGAAAGGGTTTCGGAACATTTATATAACCAAAAAAGCGGAAGTAAAGAAAAAGTGATTGGTCTTCAAACTGCCGGTTTTGAAGAACCAGTTTACAATGTCCTGGCTATGGAAGTAAATCCTTTTTCACTTTATAAAAAGGATTATAACCTATATAAAACTGAATATGCAGGGCCATTGGCAGATAATGCATTTAAAAATTACGAATACAGCGTACTGGATACTACTTCAACGGCAAGGCCGGCCTATGTTGTCTATTTCAAGCCTAAACGTGAAAAAGTGGTAGCCGGCCTGGAAGGCATCTTATATCTTGATACCATTAGCTTTGCCATTCAAAAAGCAAAAGCGCAATTACTGGGAGCCATAAGACTCGAAGTAGACCATAATTATGAATATTATGCTGAAAAGGAAATCTGGTTTCCGTCTGGGCAATCGACAAAAATTAGACCGGGCTCCGGGGGAAAAGAGATAGCAGTATTTGGCGGAACTATTCAGGTAGGGGCGGTACAACAGAAAAAAGGTCTTCTTAGTACGATTTTTGGATCTGAAGAGATCTCGAGAGATCTTTACCTAACCTCGGTTACCCGGAATTTTGATATTAACCTGGAATATAACGGCAGAATAGAGAATCCCGGAGCTGAAATAGATGTGAATGAAGAAGCTACCAGCAGACCTGAGGAATTCTGGACTGAAAATAGAAAACTGGAATACAGTTTTAGGGATGAGGCCACCCAAAAGAAAGTAGACAGTCTTATAAAAGCAGGAAATATAGAACGCAAAATCGAGGTGAAAAAGGCCATGGCTTCAGGCTCCTATCCTTTAGGTTTCTGGAATGTTGAACTTAGTAAAATATTCAAATTCAGTAATTATGAAGGGATCCGCTTAGGTTTTGGCGGAAGCACCAACGATCGTTTTAGCGAGAAATACAATTTAAACGGCTATACCACCTATGGCTTTAAAGATGAAGTTTTAAAATACAGCGCAGGTACTCAGATCTACCTGAATAAAAAAACAGGCACCAACCTTAATTTTTCGATCACGAAAGACATACAGGAAACGGCTTCTTTTAAATATCTAAAAGGAGAAAATACCTTCGCGATCCTGGTTCCCCGTTTTGTAAATATTAATTTCTATTACACCTACAATAGATACGCAGCCGGACTGGAACATCGAATCACTCCAAAATTAGATACTCAGTTTCAAATTGCGAGAGAAGAGATCACACAAACCAGGGCATACAGCTTTTTACACGAAGGTAAAATCTACGAGGAATATAACCTGGCCAAGGCCACTTTGTCTTTTATCTGGAGACCTTTTTCCAAATTTTTAAATACACCTGAAAGCAACATCATCCTGGAAAAAGAATTCCCTCAATTCACTGGACAGATTGAACAGTCTTTTTCGAGCTTTGGAGGTGATTTCAACTTTACCAGGATAGGTTTTAAGGCTGAACACGAGATCAAAAGACTGGACAGGTCCAGAACAGAATTCATCCTGGAAGGAAATTATGGTTTTGCAGACCTCCCGTTAACCCACGCTTTTCATGCCAACCCAAATAATCCGGACAGGGACAATTTATTCAGGCGTTTTTCGATCGCTGGTAGAAATAGTTTTGAAACTATGTACTATAATGAATTTTTTAGTGAAAGACAGGCTACTATTCACATAAGACATCAGTTGCGACCATTTATTATTTCGAAAAGCTTTCAACCAGAATTGGTTTTTATCACCAGATATGCCATTGGAGATTTTGACAATCAGGACAAACATCAGGATATTACCTTTAACACCCTAAACCATGGATATGCTGAATCTGGGCTGGAATTAAATAAGATCCTTGCTGGTTTTGGACTAGGGGCAGCTTACAGATACGGGGCATATCACCTTGAGGGATTCAAAAAGAATTTCGCTTTTAAATTCACTTTGCAACTTCAGCTGTAA
- a CDS encoding porin family protein: MTGKKIILILLFVLPLLSNSQEEEDRYKIPDTVPFSIDSLYREDQFYAGFHFNLITNRPSSISQESFSGGLNLGFIRDFPLNERRNVAIGAGLGWSINTYGQNLFIGKAEDGTTIFQSLGDDADYSTNRFTTQLIEAPIEFRWRTSTPETYKFWRIYGGFRLGYVYHFRSRYRDDEQEIIVNDVSELDRFRLGATFTFGYNTFNFQFYYALNPFFKDATVDESSLDLSTLKIGLTFYIL, translated from the coding sequence ATGACCGGTAAAAAAATAATCCTGATACTTCTATTTGTATTGCCTTTGCTATCAAATTCGCAGGAGGAAGAGGATCGGTATAAAATTCCAGATACTGTACCTTTTAGTATAGATAGTTTATACAGGGAAGATCAGTTCTATGCGGGATTTCATTTCAATCTTATTACCAATCGCCCCTCAAGTATTTCACAGGAAAGTTTTTCCGGAGGTTTAAATCTTGGGTTCATTAGAGATTTCCCCTTGAATGAAAGAAGGAATGTTGCTATTGGTGCCGGCCTAGGTTGGTCAATTAATACTTACGGTCAAAATTTATTCATCGGGAAGGCCGAAGATGGCACTACAATATTTCAAAGCCTGGGCGATGATGCAGATTACAGCACTAACAGATTTACCACCCAGCTTATTGAAGCTCCAATAGAGTTCAGGTGGAGAACATCAACTCCAGAGACCTATAAGTTCTGGCGTATTTATGGCGGTTTCAGGTTAGGCTATGTATATCATTTTAGAAGCCGTTACCGGGACGACGAACAAGAGATAATAGTAAATGATGTTTCTGAATTAGATAGGTTTAGATTAGGAGCAACCTTCACTTTTGGATATAATACTTTTAATTTCCAGTTCTATTACGCTTTAAATCCCTTTTTCAAGGATGCAACCGTTGATGAAAGTTCTCTTGATCTTTCTACTTTAAAAATAGGTCTGACATTCTATATTCTGTAA
- the asnS gene encoding asparagine--tRNA ligase: MIQAKVAEILKSDQFLQEYHVQGWVRSFRSNRFIALNDGSTLKNLQCVIDFENTNEDIIKRINVGAAISVKGTLKESQGSQQREEIEVSEIEILGDANPEEVKLTILSPKKHSMEKLREQAHLRVRTNTFGAVMRVRSRLSFAVHKYFQDRNFYYVNTPIITGSDAEGAGEMFKVTAMDLKNPPKNEDGSINYKEDFFGKETNLTVSGQLEAETFALGLGQVYTFGPTFRAENSNTSRHLAEFWMIEPEVAFCDLDGNMDLAEDFIKYVLKYIIENCKEDLEFLAERQENEDKLKPKADRSDMNLLEKLNFVLENNFKRVSYTEAIEILKNSKPNKKKKFNYIIEEWGADLQSEHERYLVEKHFKCPVILFDYPANIKAFYMRLNEDGKTVRAMDILFPGIGEIVGGSQREERLDVLKEKMAELDIPEEELWWYLDTRKFGTCVHSGFGLGFERLVQFTTGMGNIRDVIPFPRTPQNAEF; encoded by the coding sequence ATGATACAAGCAAAAGTCGCTGAAATACTGAAAAGCGATCAGTTTTTACAGGAATACCATGTTCAAGGTTGGGTACGCTCTTTCAGGAGTAATAGATTTATCGCCCTAAATGATGGTTCAACCCTAAAAAACCTTCAGTGTGTTATCGATTTTGAAAATACCAATGAGGACATTATCAAAAGGATAAATGTAGGAGCAGCGATCTCTGTGAAAGGAACTTTGAAAGAAAGTCAGGGCAGCCAGCAACGTGAAGAAATTGAAGTTTCAGAAATTGAAATTCTTGGCGATGCCAATCCGGAAGAAGTTAAGCTTACTATTCTTTCTCCAAAGAAACACAGTATGGAAAAGCTTCGTGAACAGGCACACTTGCGTGTTCGAACCAATACTTTTGGTGCAGTTATGCGTGTTAGGAGCAGATTGTCTTTTGCTGTACATAAATATTTTCAGGACAGGAATTTCTACTATGTAAACACTCCTATAATTACAGGAAGTGACGCCGAAGGTGCAGGTGAAATGTTCAAAGTAACCGCGATGGACCTCAAAAATCCACCGAAGAACGAGGATGGCAGTATCAATTATAAAGAGGATTTCTTCGGAAAAGAAACCAATCTTACCGTTTCGGGGCAACTGGAAGCTGAAACTTTCGCTTTAGGTTTAGGACAGGTTTACACCTTTGGACCTACCTTCAGGGCTGAAAATTCTAATACTTCCCGTCACCTGGCTGAGTTCTGGATGATAGAACCAGAAGTTGCTTTTTGTGACCTTGATGGAAACATGGACCTTGCCGAAGACTTCATAAAATATGTATTAAAATACATTATCGAGAACTGTAAAGAAGATCTTGAATTCCTCGCCGAAAGACAGGAAAATGAAGACAAGCTAAAGCCTAAGGCTGATAGAAGCGATATGAATCTTCTAGAAAAGCTAAACTTCGTTCTGGAGAATAACTTTAAGCGAGTTAGTTATACCGAGGCTATTGAGATCCTTAAAAACTCCAAGCCTAACAAAAAGAAAAAATTCAATTATATCATTGAAGAATGGGGTGCAGACCTGCAAAGTGAGCACGAGAGATATTTAGTTGAAAAACACTTTAAATGTCCTGTGATCCTTTTTGACTATCCGGCAAACATTAAAGCTTTCTATATGAGACTTAATGAGGATGGTAAAACAGTTAGAGCAATGGATATCCTCTTCCCTGGAATTGGGGAGATCGTTGGAGGTAGCCAGCGTGAAGAACGCCTGGACGTACTTAAGGAAAAGATGGCCGAACTGGACATTCCTGAAGAAGAACTATGGTGGTACCTGGATACCCGTAAGTTTGGAACCTGTGTGCACAGTGGTTTTGGATTAGGTTTCGAAAGACTTGTACAATTCACCACGGGAATGGGTAACATTCGTGACGTAATTCCTTTCCCAAGGACTCCGCAAAACGCAGAATTTTAA
- a CDS encoding efflux RND transporter permease subunit: protein MHKIFSFGFWNSIARLILRNRIIIIILIAVATFLLSTQWKNMRFSYTEANLMPKDHPVNISYDDFLNKFGEEGNLILLGVQDSALFTPEKFKAWNELTRKLTSYPEVDHIISPASLQELKKFEDPKRFEMVPVLPDDEPDSTQLKEFEKKLFTALPFYENLVYSSHSNTIQSAMYLNKELVNTKARKIFVLEELDPLIQEFEEKYNIDVRVSGMPYIRTLNAQNIVDEIGLFILAALLVTSLIFFFFFRSIRATLISMFTVCIGVMWAFGVIGLLHYEITILTALIPPLIIVIGIPNCIFLINKYQQEIKKHGNQAKSLQRVITKVGNATLLTNLTTASGFATFILTDSQLLREFGVVASINIIAIFVLSLLIIPIIYSYLKPPKDRHLKHLTKKWIGGLTAWMENMVRNHRIAIYITSVALLAASIIGIYTIKISGSILEDMPHNTTFYKDIKFFESEFDGVMPLEILIDTKRPKGVMKLSTLKRMDELESFIQDIPELSKPLSVNRLVKYSKQAYYNGNPKYYQLPSSQERNFIMPYAKSLSSSEGLMQSYVDSTGQYARITTFMKDVGTEKMEEIENDLLPQIKKIFPEERYDVSITGKALLFQKGTNYLVRNLIISLGLAIVLIAILMAWMFRSFRMIIISLVPNLLPLLVTAGVMGFLGVPIKPSTILVFSIAFGISVDDTIHFLAKYRQELKANNWKIKRSVYAALKETGVSMFYTSIVLFFGFSVFMISSFGGTVALGGLVSATLLFAMLANLLLLPSLLLSLEKSIANKKVLKEPAMKIIETEEDEKEFTVTDHKN from the coding sequence ATGCATAAGATATTCAGCTTTGGATTCTGGAATTCCATCGCCCGCCTTATTCTAAGAAACAGGATCATCATCATCATTTTGATCGCCGTTGCCACGTTCTTACTTTCTACACAATGGAAGAACATGCGCTTTTCTTATACGGAAGCCAATCTGATGCCTAAGGACCATCCTGTTAATATCAGCTACGATGATTTCCTGAATAAGTTTGGTGAGGAAGGTAATTTAATTTTATTGGGAGTTCAGGATTCGGCATTATTTACTCCTGAAAAGTTCAAGGCATGGAACGAACTTACCCGAAAGCTTACCTCCTATCCTGAAGTTGATCATATTATTTCACCGGCAAGCCTTCAGGAACTTAAAAAATTTGAAGATCCCAAGCGATTTGAAATGGTTCCGGTCCTACCAGACGACGAACCGGATAGTACCCAACTAAAGGAATTTGAAAAGAAGCTTTTCACGGCCCTACCTTTTTACGAGAATCTGGTTTACAGTTCGCATTCAAATACCATCCAATCTGCGATGTATCTGAATAAAGAGCTGGTGAATACAAAAGCCCGAAAGATCTTTGTTCTGGAAGAACTGGACCCGTTAATCCAGGAATTCGAAGAAAAATATAATATTGACGTTCGCGTTTCAGGGATGCCTTATATACGAACCCTGAACGCCCAGAATATAGTAGACGAAATTGGATTATTTATCCTGGCGGCTCTACTGGTAACTTCACTGATCTTCTTTTTCTTTTTTAGATCTATCAGGGCCACCTTAATTTCAATGTTTACGGTATGTATTGGAGTAATGTGGGCTTTTGGAGTAATAGGCTTACTGCATTATGAGATCACGATATTAACCGCTCTGATCCCTCCGCTTATTATCGTGATAGGAATCCCGAACTGTATTTTCCTGATCAATAAATATCAGCAGGAAATCAAAAAACACGGGAATCAGGCTAAATCCTTACAAAGGGTTATTACCAAAGTAGGGAACGCCACTTTATTGACTAACCTTACCACGGCTTCAGGTTTCGCCACTTTTATTTTAACCGATAGTCAGTTGTTAAGAGAATTTGGGGTAGTAGCCTCTATAAATATCATCGCCATATTTGTCTTGAGCTTATTGATCATCCCGATAATCTATAGCTACCTGAAACCCCCAAAGGATAGACACCTAAAACACTTAACTAAAAAGTGGATCGGCGGTCTAACGGCCTGGATGGAAAACATGGTTAGAAACCACAGGATCGCTATCTATATTACTTCGGTAGCATTACTGGCGGCCAGTATTATTGGAATTTATACCATCAAGATCTCCGGAAGCATCCTGGAGGATATGCCTCATAACACAACTTTTTATAAAGATATAAAATTCTTTGAAAGTGAATTTGATGGGGTTATGCCATTAGAGATCCTAATAGATACAAAAAGACCAAAGGGGGTAATGAAACTCTCTACTCTGAAAAGGATGGATGAACTGGAGTCTTTTATCCAGGATATCCCTGAACTTTCAAAACCGCTTTCGGTGAACAGGCTGGTCAAGTATTCTAAGCAGGCATACTATAACGGAAATCCAAAATATTACCAGTTACCCTCCTCACAGGAACGTAATTTCATAATGCCTTATGCAAAAAGTCTTTCTTCCAGTGAAGGATTAATGCAGTCTTATGTGGATTCTACGGGACAATACGCCCGTATCACTACATTTATGAAAGACGTAGGAACTGAGAAGATGGAAGAGATCGAAAATGATCTACTGCCGCAGATAAAGAAAATTTTCCCAGAAGAAAGATATGATGTTTCGATTACCGGAAAAGCTCTGCTCTTCCAGAAAGGAACCAATTACCTGGTAAGAAACCTTATCATATCTTTAGGTCTGGCGATCGTACTAATTGCCATACTAATGGCCTGGATGTTTAGAAGTTTCCGGATGATAATAATATCTCTGGTGCCAAACTTGCTACCATTATTGGTGACGGCAGGAGTCATGGGATTCCTTGGCGTACCTATAAAACCATCGACTATCCTGGTTTTTAGTATCGCCTTTGGAATTTCTGTGGATGACACCATACACTTTCTGGCAAAATACCGACAGGAACTAAAGGCTAATAACTGGAAGATAAAGCGTTCGGTTTATGCTGCCCTAAAAGAGACTGGAGTAAGTATGTTCTATACCTCGATCGTATTATTCTTCGGATTTTCAGTATTTATGATAAGTAGTTTTGGTGGAACGGTGGCTCTTGGAGGTCTGGTTTCAGCTACTTTATTGTTCGCAATGCTAGCAAACCTCCTGTTATTACCTTCTTTACTATTGTCTTTAGAAAAAAGCATCGCCAACAAGAAGGTATTAAAAGAACCAGCCATGAAGATCATCGAGACTGAAGAAGATGAAAAAGAATTTACAGTAACAGATCACAAGAATTAA
- a CDS encoding RluA family pseudouridine synthase: protein MKILETHIVPAISEEIRLQEYAVSVFTSIQTRSGLKKAIKKGFILIDGQTASTADWIKEGQKIDLLKPEFSKKKIFKLELDVLFEDQHIAVVHKPSGFPTSGNFFKTIENALPHNLSGSKEIDALPYPLPAHRLDNPTAGILLCAKTQNSLIKLQRGFAEKKISKIYFALVHGKLETEITLDSEIEEKPATTLVKPLKFFKINSSIYTLVEAQPLTGKTHQIRIHLSRIDNPIVGDKIYGMEENGYFQYKSLYLFSGGIFFSHPVINEDIELKLTMPKRFRNLNNYTVY, encoded by the coding sequence TTGAAAATACTAGAAACGCATATTGTTCCTGCAATCTCAGAAGAAATAAGGTTGCAGGAATATGCGGTTTCTGTTTTTACTTCTATACAAACCCGCAGCGGACTTAAAAAAGCTATAAAAAAGGGTTTCATTCTTATAGATGGTCAAACGGCTTCCACTGCCGACTGGATTAAAGAAGGTCAGAAAATTGACCTTTTAAAACCTGAATTTTCCAAAAAGAAGATCTTTAAGCTTGAGCTGGATGTATTGTTTGAAGATCAACATATCGCTGTGGTACATAAACCCTCGGGATTTCCTACCAGCGGGAATTTTTTCAAGACCATAGAAAATGCGTTGCCACATAATCTTTCGGGATCCAAAGAAATTGATGCTCTTCCCTATCCTCTACCGGCCCATAGATTAGACAATCCTACTGCCGGAATCCTTCTTTGCGCTAAGACCCAGAATTCTCTAATAAAACTTCAGCGGGGCTTTGCCGAAAAGAAAATATCAAAGATCTACTTTGCCCTGGTACATGGAAAACTGGAAACTGAAATCACTCTGGATTCAGAAATCGAGGAAAAGCCTGCTACGACCCTGGTCAAACCTCTAAAATTTTTCAAAATTAACAGTTCCATATATACGCTTGTCGAAGCACAGCCGTTAACAGGAAAGACACATCAAATAAGGATACATTTAAGCAGAATTGATAATCCTATTGTTGGTGATAAAATTTATGGGATGGAAGAAAACGGTTACTTTCAATATAAGAGCCTTTACCTTTTTTCCGGAGGAATATTTTTCTCACACCCAGTTATAAACGAAGATATAGAACTGAAACTAACGATGCCAAAAAGATTCAGAAACCTAAATAACTACACGGTGTATTAA
- the rpoN gene encoding RNA polymerase factor sigma-54 has product MLKQQLNFKLSQKLSPQQIQLMKLIQLPTQAFEQRIKQELEENPALEDGKEEKIDEYEDLGNENSPEDDYDSETIETDIDVDEYLSDDEIPSYRLNANNYSADDEDRQVPYAAGTSFTQHLKTQLSTVRLEETEEEIAEFLVGSVDESGYIRRSVQDIVDDLAFTQNIYTDEETVEKVLKKVQKLDPAGVGARSLEECLIIQLNRKEPTKQVELAKDIMERSFDHFSKKHYTKLLSRHDITEDELRDAIEVIEHLNPKPGGAYSGNTRMVEHVIPDFTIKIEDGELQLTLNGRNAPEMHISRDYNNMLKGYKESKEKTKAQKDAVMFIKQKLDAAKWFIEAIKQRQQTLMVTMSSIMNYQKEYFLTGDERNLRPMILKDIADEIEMDVSTVSRVANSKYVDTPYGTKLIKEFFSESMKNDQGEDVSTREIKKILEMSIEEEDKRKPLTDEKLAKVLKDKGYPIARRTVAKYREQLDIPVARLRKEI; this is encoded by the coding sequence ATGCTGAAGCAACAATTAAATTTCAAATTATCCCAAAAGCTATCTCCCCAGCAGATCCAGCTAATGAAACTTATTCAATTACCTACACAGGCATTTGAACAAAGGATCAAGCAGGAGCTGGAGGAAAACCCGGCTTTAGAAGACGGTAAGGAGGAAAAAATTGATGAATATGAAGATCTGGGAAATGAGAATTCTCCTGAAGATGATTATGATAGCGAGACCATAGAAACGGATATTGATGTTGATGAATATCTAAGTGACGATGAGATCCCAAGTTACCGTCTAAACGCCAATAATTACAGCGCAGACGACGAAGACAGGCAGGTACCTTATGCCGCCGGAACCTCTTTTACCCAGCACCTAAAAACACAGTTAAGCACGGTAAGACTGGAAGAAACCGAAGAAGAGATCGCAGAATTCCTGGTGGGAAGTGTTGATGAAAGCGGTTATATACGCCGAAGTGTACAGGACATTGTAGACGACCTGGCTTTTACCCAGAATATTTATACAGACGAAGAGACCGTCGAGAAAGTTCTAAAAAAAGTTCAGAAACTGGATCCTGCTGGGGTGGGAGCAAGAAGTCTGGAAGAGTGTCTAATCATTCAACTTAATAGAAAGGAACCTACCAAACAGGTAGAGCTCGCTAAAGACATTATGGAAAGGTCTTTTGACCATTTCAGCAAGAAACATTATACCAAATTACTTTCAAGACACGACATCACTGAGGATGAACTTAGGGATGCTATTGAAGTGATTGAGCATTTGAATCCTAAACCCGGAGGAGCCTATTCTGGAAATACCAGGATGGTAGAACATGTGATCCCCGACTTTACCATAAAGATCGAAGACGGTGAACTTCAGCTTACCCTGAACGGGCGAAACGCTCCGGAAATGCATATTTCCAGGGACTACAATAACATGCTGAAAGGCTATAAGGAGTCTAAGGAAAAGACAAAAGCACAGAAAGATGCTGTGATGTTCATTAAGCAGAAACTGGATGCGGCCAAGTGGTTTATAGAAGCCATCAAGCAGCGTCAGCAAACGCTAATGGTTACCATGAGTTCTATCATGAATTACCAGAAAGAATACTTTCTAACCGGCGACGAGCGTAACTTAAGACCGATGATCCTGAAGGATATTGCAGATGAGATCGAAATGGATGTCTCTACCGTTTCCAGGGTAGCGAATTCGAAGTATGTGGATACCCCTTACGGCACAAAGCTTATCAAGGAATTCTTTTCTGAATCAATGAAAAATGACCAGGGAGAAGACGTTTCTACAAGGGAGATCAAGAAGATCCTCGAAATGTCTATTGAAGAAGAGGATAAAAGAAAACCCCTGACTGATGAAAAACTGGCCAAGGTCCTGAAAGATAAAGGTTATCCTATCGCCAGGAGAACGGTTGCGAAATACAGGGAACAGTTAGACATTCCGGTTGCAAGATTACGCAAAGAAATTTAA
- a CDS encoding biopolymer transporter ExbD — MSKFKKKKSGDLPAISTASLPDIVFMLLFFFMVATVMRQNTLMIENKLPFADQVEKLDKKDLIMYIYAGKPSKRYQAQYGTEARIQLNDKFASVEEVQQFIYSERESKREELIPYLTTALKVDEETNMGLVSDIKQELRKAEALKINYTTVVGDAMQNVE, encoded by the coding sequence ATGTCTAAATTTAAAAAGAAGAAGTCTGGAGATTTGCCTGCCATTAGTACGGCATCTTTACCTGATATCGTTTTTATGCTCTTATTTTTCTTTATGGTTGCAACAGTAATGCGTCAGAACACTCTGATGATCGAGAACAAATTACCGTTTGCAGACCAGGTTGAGAAACTTGATAAGAAAGATTTGATCATGTATATCTATGCGGGGAAACCAAGCAAGAGATACCAGGCTCAATATGGAACAGAAGCACGTATTCAGTTAAATGATAAATTTGCTAGTGTTGAAGAAGTACAGCAGTTTATCTATTCTGAAAGAGAGTCTAAAAGAGAGGAGTTGATTCCTTATCTTACAACTGCCTTAAAGGTGGATGAAGAGACCAATATGGGACTTGTTTCAGATATTAAACAAGAATTGAGAAAAGCTGAAGCACTTAAGATCAACTACACAACTGTAGTTGGTGATGCGATGCAAAACGTTGAATAA